The following DNA comes from Bacteroidia bacterium.
TTTAATGGATAGCTCGTCAAGCCATTCCTCAAATCGCTGGTTGGCAAGCGGTGCTGATACCATGTGCTTACACTTTCTTTGGCAATGGTAGTAGAAGAATTTCCTCCCGCTTTTGCCTCTTGAACCGATTCCTGTCAAGTTGCTTTTACAATCGGGACAAATAAGAAAGCCTCTTAGCGGAAGTTCTGCTTTGGCAGCTTTGGGCTTGGACATGATGATTTTGGTTTTTCCTGAAAGCACCTACGCTTTTTGAAAGAGTGCTTCGCTTACTATGGCT
Coding sequences within:
- a CDS encoding zinc ribbon domain-containing protein, translating into MSKPKAAKAELPLRGFLICPDCKSNLTGIGSRGKSGRKFFYYHCQRKCKHMVSAPLANQRFEEWLDELSIK